The nucleotide window TTACAGAAAGTTTGCGCAAAGAAAGAAATATTCTTCTTCCCGCCGTATGGCAGGTTGTTAAAAAACCGTGCCGACAGGTGAATGCCGGCCTGCTGTCTCCATTGGGAACTTTTCTCAAAATGGTTACTTTTGCGCCCTGATAGACAAAAAAATGATTCAGGCACACTACGGGGAATTTGCGGCCTTACTGGTTGCCCTTTTCTGGACAATAACCGCACTGTCGTTTGAATTTGCCAGCATCAGGGTGGGTTCGCTGGCAGTAAATATCATCCGGCTGGTCATTGGTTTTCTGTTTCTGAGCACCTTCACCCTTTTTCACAGGGGATTGTTTTTTCCTTCCGATGCCGGCATGCAAAACTGGATATGGCTTTCTTTATCGGGGCTGATAGGTTTTGTGATGGGCGATTATTTTCTTTTTCATTCATACGTTATTGTCGGCTCGTGGTTTTCGATGCTAGTTATGACCCTGGCCCCTGCCCTTGCGGCACTGTTCGGCTGGATCATCCTGGGCGAAACGATGGACATAAAAAATACAACTGCCCTGCTTCTGACCATGGGAGGAATTGTTCTGGCCATGTTCGGAAAAGGAAACGGGCAGGAAAAACTTACCCTGAACAAGCCTGTCCGCGGGATA belongs to Bacteroidales bacterium and includes:
- a CDS encoding DMT family transporter; translated protein: MIQAHYGEFAALLVALFWTITALSFEFASIRVGSLAVNIIRLVIGFLFLSTFTLFHRGLFFPSDAGMQNWIWLSLSGLIGFVMGDYFLFHSYVIVGSWFSMLVMTLAPALAALFGWIILGETMDIKNTTALLLTMGGIVLAMFGKGNGQEKLTLNKPVRGI